The segment CGCTATGCCCGGGAACACGGGGTGCCGTACCTGGGCATCTGCCTGGGGCTGCAGTGCGCGGTGATCGAGTTCGCCCGCCACGTGCTGGGGCTTGAGGAAGCCCACAGCACCGAGTTCGACGCCGGCACGCCCCATCCCGTCATCGACCTCATGGAGGAACAGAAGCAGGTCACCAACCTGGGCGGCACCATGCGGCTGGGGCGCTATCCCTGCCGGCTGGAACCGGGATCCCTGGCCTGGGAGCTCTACGGGCGGCAGGAGCTGATCTACGAGCGGCACCGCCACCGCTACGAGGTGAACAACCGGTACCGCGACCGCCTCAATGCCGCGGGCCTGCGCACCACCGGCGTGTGGCCGGAAGGCGATCTGGTGGAGGTCGTCGAGTTGCAGGGCCATCCGTGGTTCGTGGGTACCCAGTACCACCCCGAACTGAAGTCGCGGCCCACGCGTCCCCACCCCCTCTTTGCCGGTTTCGTCCGGGCGGCGGCGGAGCGAGCCGGCCTGCGGCCTGTCCGGGCAGGGGCCCGGTCCTGACCCCGCGGGCGCCGGCAGGGAACCGGGGCGGCTGAACGGAACCTGAACCTGAACCGGCAGGGATACCGGGTACCCGGCGGGGCCCGGACGACCGGCGGGAGGAATCCCCCACGAGGAGAAGCGAACCATGACCAGCCAGCGTCAGCCATGGGCCAGCCGGCGCCTGCAGTGGGCTTTTGTGCTCGTCCTCGGCCTGCTGGTGGCCGGATCGGTGGTGGCCCTGCTGGTACCCGGCGGAAGAGACGGCCTGGGGGCAGGAACCGCCGGCCAGATCGCCGTGGTGACCATCGACGGGCCCATCGCCGCCGGGGCCAGCGCCGAGGGGCTGCTGGGCGCCGTGGTGGGGGCCGACGACATCGTCAGCCAGCTGCAGCAGGCCCGCGAGGACCCGGCGGTAGCGGCCGTGGTCATCCGGATGAACACGCCCGGTGGCAGCGCGGCCGCGGCCCAGGAGATCGGCGTGGCCGTCCAGCGCCTGCGGGAGGCGGGGAAGCCGGTGGTGGTGTCCATCGGCGACCTGGGTGCCTCGGGAGGCTACTGGATCGCCGCCATGGCCGACCGCATCGTCGCCAACCCGGCCTCCCTGACCGGCAGCATCGGCGTGATCATGGAGGTCACCCACTACGAGGACCTGTACGAGAAGCTGGGCATCGATGTCGAGACCATCAAGAGCGGGCCCTTCAAGGACATCGGCTCGGCCACCCGGCCGCTGACGGCCGAGGAGCGGCGGTTGCTTCAGGGGCTGGTCAACGACATCTACCAGCAGTTCGTCGACGTGGTGGCCCGGGGGCGGGGCATGAGCCGGGAGCGGGTGCTGGAGCTGGCCGACGGACGGGTTTTCACGGGGCGCCAGGCCAAGGCGGAGGGCCTGGTGGACCAGCTGGGCACCTTCGAGGATGCGGCCGACCTGGCCGCCCAGCTGGCGGGGCTTGAAGACTACGAGCTCATCGAATACGGTCCCTCCAGTCCCTTGCAGGACCTGCTGCGCTGGCTCGGCGCCAGCGGCCGCACGGGACTGGTCCAGGGCGCCGGCCTGGTGCCGGAGCTGGTGCGCTGGGAGCTGTACCGGGCGGTGCCTCGCTAGTACCTCGGGCCGCGGTCCGGGAAACCGCCGCGGGTGAGGAGCGCCCCGGCCTGCACCGGCGGGGCGCGACCAGGGGGGAAGGGCGGAGTGGAAGAGCAGCCGAGGAACCAGGGCGAGCAGGCGGAGACGGAGCGGGGTTTCCAGGAGGAGGCGGGGGCGTCGCCCGCCCGCCAGCAGCCCGATGGAGGCGGCGGGCCGTCCCGTGCCGATCAGCGGCCCGCTACGGAACAGCAGCCGGCCCCTTCCCCGGCGGGATCCGC is part of the Thermaerobacter subterraneus DSM 13965 genome and harbors:
- the sppA gene encoding signal peptide peptidase SppA: MTSQRQPWASRRLQWAFVLVLGLLVAGSVVALLVPGGRDGLGAGTAGQIAVVTIDGPIAAGASAEGLLGAVVGADDIVSQLQQAREDPAVAAVVIRMNTPGGSAAAAQEIGVAVQRLREAGKPVVVSIGDLGASGGYWIAAMADRIVANPASLTGSIGVIMEVTHYEDLYEKLGIDVETIKSGPFKDIGSATRPLTAEERRLLQGLVNDIYQQFVDVVARGRGMSRERVLELADGRVFTGRQAKAEGLVDQLGTFEDAADLAAQLAGLEDYELIEYGPSSPLQDLLRWLGASGRTGLVQGAGLVPELVRWELYRAVPR